The DNA segment CAGCTGCGCGTGCACCTGCATCAGTTGCTGCTTTAACCGCTGCGACATCACCACGAACAATCGTAGTTACGAGACCACCACCGATTTTTACATGTGGGATCAGCTCAACACGTGCCGCTTTAACCATGGCGTCCGAAGCTTCAACCATGCCAACAAATCCTCTGGTTTCAATCATTCCAAGTGCATCTGCCATTGTATTCATCCTTCTTTATCAAACCCTCAGTAAACGGGGTTTCGGTTCAATCAA comes from the Deltaproteobacteria bacterium genome and includes:
- the eutM gene encoding ethanolamine utilization microcompartment protein EutM — protein: MADALGMIETRGFVGMVEASDAMVKAARVELIPHVKIGGGLVTTIVRGDVAAVKAATDAGARAAERVGELISVHVIPRPHENTDAVLPLTRAGE